In Papaver somniferum cultivar HN1 chromosome 1, ASM357369v1, whole genome shotgun sequence, a genomic segment contains:
- the LOC113317722 gene encoding pentatricopeptide repeat-containing protein At1g62590-like — protein sequence MTETGIQPDAFTCSTLIHGLCKTGQVGCALQLKNNMMKWNCRPSVVSYSAIIDTLCRGGLVDEALILFSDMHRDLNVLPDVVVYNSLINGICNSGRLNEAKRLLKEMASRGIFASVTTYSCMIHCHCLHGRWEEAKRFFDAMMDQGILPNTVTFNILIDSCSKDGMMEDAWGYLNLMHQMHIKPDLCLTGRLQEAAKLFDLMVDRGLEPDEFRYSVLIIGYCKNRKLDEATQLFKKMKRSGLQPDTVTYTALLGGLYRVGRVREAERLVSEMQSFGPSPNEVTYATMMNGLCKNRKLDKAVELFESMEGIGIIANIEMYSILTYGLCQAGQLEDARKLFIEIPNKGLTPNVVTYNTMIKGLFRDKMLLEAYTLFIEMEEKGCSPNARTYDTFINGFLRAKEPAKALQFLRKMREGYLSPAAARFQLLHLWPHCLCLLRQNIALKK from the exons ATGACTGAAACAGGTATTCAACCTGATGCCTTTACATGTAGCACTCTTATACATGGGCTTTGTAAAACTGGTCAAGTGGGTTGTGCTCTTCAGCTGAAAAACAATATGATGAAATGGAATTGCAGACCTAGTGTTGTTTCATATTCTGCGATCATAGATACACTTTGCAGAGGaggattagttgatgaagctttAATTCTCTTCTCCGATATGCATAGGGATTTGAATGTTTTACCCGATGTAGTTGTTTACAATTCTTTGATCAATGGAATTTGCAATTCAGGCCGGTTGAATGAGGCAAAGAGACTCCTTAAAGAGATGGCTAGTAGAGGGATCTTTGCAAGTGTAACAACTTATAGTTGTATGATTCATTGTCATTGCTTACATGGTCGATGGGAAGAAGCAAAAAGGTTTTTTGATGCAATGATGGATCAAGGGATATTACCAAATACAGTAACCTTTAATATATTAATAGATTCATGTTCTAAAGATGGGATGATGGAAGATGCTTGGGGTTATTTAAATTTAATGCACCAGATGCACATAAAACCCGATCTCTGTTTGACAGGTCGACTGCAAGAAGCGGCTAAACTGTTTGACTTGATGGTGGATAGAGGCCTCGAGCCAGATGAGTTCAGATACAGTGTGTTAATCATTGGGTATTGCAAGAATCGTAAGTTGGATGAAGCTACGCAGCTATTCAAGAAAATGAAACGGAGTGGACTGCAACCTGACACTGTTACTTACACTGCACTGTTAGGGGGATTATACCGTGTTGGAAGAGTTAGGGAAGCAGAAAGATTAGTTAGCGAGATGCAATCTTTTGGTCCATCTCCAAATGAAGTTACATACGCTACGATGATGAATGGTCTCTGCAAGAATAGGAAATTGGATAAGGCAGTAGAATTGTTTGAATCCATGGAGGGTATTGGTATCATAGCTAATATTGAAATGTACAGTATTCTTACTTATGGTTTATGTCAGGCTGGTCAGTTGGAAGATGCAAGAAAGCTGTTTATTGAGATCCCAAACAAAGGATTGACACCTAATGTAGTAACATATAATACAATGATCAAAGGCCTCTTCCGTGACAAGATGTTACTGGAGGCTTACACATTATTCATCGAAATGGAAGAGAAGGGTTGTTCGCCAAATGCTAGAACATATGATACCTTCATCAATGGTTTTCTTAGAGCAAAGGAGCCTGCCAAGGCATTGCAATTTCTTCGCAAGATGCGTGAAGGATATCTTTCACCAG CAGCCGCGCGCTTCCAGCTCCTCCATCTTTGGCCCCATTGTCTGTGCTTGCTCCGCCAGAACATCGCACTCAAGAAATGA
- the LOC113317737 gene encoding putative RNA-binding protein Luc7-like 2 isoform X2 produces the protein MDALRKQLDVLMGANRNGDVTEVNRKYYDRDVCRLFLVGLCPHELFQLTKMDMGACSKVHSLQLRKEYEEAKASGSHSYERELEDVIDRLIVECDRKITRALKRLEEDDAKAAIAISVSEVTQSPEVLELSKQIAEKLKEVDKLDLEGLADSKIRAMELVEELRTKRADKQAMLLLDAFNKDRASLQQPLPPPPPLAPLPVLAPPDHRTQEMINEKLKKAEDLGELGMVDEAQKALEEAEALKKLGARLEPLPDSSKYTAADVRITDQKLRVCDICGAFLSVYDSDRRLADHFGGKLHLGYMQIREKLAELQEDRNKIRKVVDRSEDDRRSKDRSVDRDRASSRDRRVSRDDRGDTRDRGRDYDRRNRDHDRDRNRERERESERSRNHDSRSRRRSRSRSRDRSSRDHGRHSRRYDRY, from the exons ATGGATGCTCTAAGGAAACAGTTAGATGTGTTGATGGGAGCAAATCGTAACGGAGATGTGACCGAAGTCAATCGAAAGTATTACGATAGAGATGTCTGTCGTCTCTTCTTAGTCGGTTTATGCCCTCATGAACTCTTCCAATTGACG AAAATGGATATGGGTGCGTGTTCTAAGGTGCATTCACTACAGTtgaggaaaga ATATGAAGAAGCCAAAGCTAGTGGTAGTCATAGTTATGAAAGAGAATTGGAGGATGTCATAGATAGGCTTATTGTTGAGTGTGATCGGAAAATTACAAGAGCTCTTAAGCGCTTGGAGGAAGATGATGCTAAAGCTGCTATTGCCATCTCTGTGTCTGAGGTTACCCAG TCACCTGAGGTGCTTGAGTTATCAAAACAAATTGCGGAGAAGTTAAAAGAAGTTGATAAACTTG ATCTTGAAGGTTTGGCTGATAGTAAGATTCGTGCTATGGAGTTGGTGGAAGAACTTAGAACAAAGAGGGCAGACAAACAG GCAATGCTTCTTCTTGACGCCTTCAATAAGGACAGAGCTTCTTTACAGCAGCCGCTTCCACCTCCTCCACCTTTGGCTCCATTGCCTGTGCTTGCTCCTCCAGATCATCGAACCCAAGAGATGATCAATGAGAAGTTGAAGAAGGCAGAAGATCTTG GTGAGCTTGGCATGGTGGATGAGGCACAAAAAGCACTAGAGGAGGCTGAAGCTCTGAAGAAG TTAGGTGCAAGGCTGGAGCCGCTACCGGACTCCTCAAAATATACTGCTGCTGATGTTCGCATT ACTGATCAGAAGCTACGTGTATGTGATATTTGTGGAGCATTTTTGAGCGTGTACGACAG TGACCGCCGTTTGGCTGATCATTTTGGTGGGAAGCTTCATTTGGGTTATATGCAGATCCGTGAGAAGTTAGCAGAGCTTCAG GAAGACAGAAATAAGATTCGGAAGGTAGTGGATCGATCTGAAGATGATAGAAG ATCGAAAGATCGAAGCGTGGACCGTGACAGAGCATCAAGTAGGGATCGTAGGGTTAGTAGGGATGATAGAGGTGATACCCGCGATCGAGGAAGAGATTATGACCGTAGGAACAGAGACCATGACCGGGATCGTAACAGGGAACGAGAGAGAGAGTCCGAGCGTTCCCGCAATCATGATTCTAGGAGTCGCAGAAGATCCCGATCCCGGTCGAGGGATCGTTCTTCAAGGGATCATGGCCGCCACAG CAGGCGGTACGATCGCTACTGA
- the LOC113317737 gene encoding putative RNA-binding protein Luc7-like 2 isoform X1: MDALRKQLDVLMGANRNGDVTEVNRKYYDRDVCRLFLVGLCPHELFQLTKMDMGACSKVHSLQLRKEYEEAKASGSHSYERELEDVIDRLIVECDRKITRALKRLEEDDAKAAIAISVSEVTQSPEVLELSKQIAEKLKEVDKLDLEGLADSKIRAMELVEELRTKRADKQAMLLLDAFNKDRASLQQPLPPPPPLAPLPVLAPPDHRTQEMINEKLKKAEDLGELGMVDEAQKALEEAEALKKLGARLEPLPDSSKYTAADVRITDQKLRVCDICGAFLSVYDSDRRLADHFGGKLHLGYMQIREKLAELQEDRNKIRKVVDRSEDDRRSKDRSVDRDRASSRDRRVSRDDRGDTRDRGRDYDRRNRDHDRDRNRERERESERSRNHDSRSRRRSRSRSRDRSSRDHGRHSSRRYDRY; the protein is encoded by the exons ATGGATGCTCTAAGGAAACAGTTAGATGTGTTGATGGGAGCAAATCGTAACGGAGATGTGACCGAAGTCAATCGAAAGTATTACGATAGAGATGTCTGTCGTCTCTTCTTAGTCGGTTTATGCCCTCATGAACTCTTCCAATTGACG AAAATGGATATGGGTGCGTGTTCTAAGGTGCATTCACTACAGTtgaggaaaga ATATGAAGAAGCCAAAGCTAGTGGTAGTCATAGTTATGAAAGAGAATTGGAGGATGTCATAGATAGGCTTATTGTTGAGTGTGATCGGAAAATTACAAGAGCTCTTAAGCGCTTGGAGGAAGATGATGCTAAAGCTGCTATTGCCATCTCTGTGTCTGAGGTTACCCAG TCACCTGAGGTGCTTGAGTTATCAAAACAAATTGCGGAGAAGTTAAAAGAAGTTGATAAACTTG ATCTTGAAGGTTTGGCTGATAGTAAGATTCGTGCTATGGAGTTGGTGGAAGAACTTAGAACAAAGAGGGCAGACAAACAG GCAATGCTTCTTCTTGACGCCTTCAATAAGGACAGAGCTTCTTTACAGCAGCCGCTTCCACCTCCTCCACCTTTGGCTCCATTGCCTGTGCTTGCTCCTCCAGATCATCGAACCCAAGAGATGATCAATGAGAAGTTGAAGAAGGCAGAAGATCTTG GTGAGCTTGGCATGGTGGATGAGGCACAAAAAGCACTAGAGGAGGCTGAAGCTCTGAAGAAG TTAGGTGCAAGGCTGGAGCCGCTACCGGACTCCTCAAAATATACTGCTGCTGATGTTCGCATT ACTGATCAGAAGCTACGTGTATGTGATATTTGTGGAGCATTTTTGAGCGTGTACGACAG TGACCGCCGTTTGGCTGATCATTTTGGTGGGAAGCTTCATTTGGGTTATATGCAGATCCGTGAGAAGTTAGCAGAGCTTCAG GAAGACAGAAATAAGATTCGGAAGGTAGTGGATCGATCTGAAGATGATAGAAG ATCGAAAGATCGAAGCGTGGACCGTGACAGAGCATCAAGTAGGGATCGTAGGGTTAGTAGGGATGATAGAGGTGATACCCGCGATCGAGGAAGAGATTATGACCGTAGGAACAGAGACCATGACCGGGATCGTAACAGGGAACGAGAGAGAGAGTCCGAGCGTTCCCGCAATCATGATTCTAGGAGTCGCAGAAGATCCCGATCCCGGTCGAGGGATCGTTCTTCAAGGGATCATGGCCGCCACAG CAGCAGGCGGTACGATCGCTACTGA
- the LOC113317737 gene encoding putative RNA-binding protein Luc7-like 2 isoform X4 has protein sequence MDALRKQLDVLMGANRNGDVTEVNRKYYDRDVCRLFLVGLCPHELFQLTKMDMGACSKVHSLQLRKEYEEAKASGSHSYERELEDVIDRLIVECDRKITRALKRLEEDDAKAAIAISVSEVTQSPEVLELSKQIAEKLKEVDKLDLEGLADSKIRAMELVEELRTKRADKQAMLLLDAFNKDRASLQQPLPPPPPLAPLPVLAPPDHRTQEMINEKLKKAEDLGELGMVDEAQKALEEAEALKKLGARLEPLPDSSKYTAADVRITDQKLRVCDICGAFLSVYDSDRRLADHFGGKLHLGYMQIREKLAELQGPSSE, from the exons ATGGATGCTCTAAGGAAACAGTTAGATGTGTTGATGGGAGCAAATCGTAACGGAGATGTGACCGAAGTCAATCGAAAGTATTACGATAGAGATGTCTGTCGTCTCTTCTTAGTCGGTTTATGCCCTCATGAACTCTTCCAATTGACG AAAATGGATATGGGTGCGTGTTCTAAGGTGCATTCACTACAGTtgaggaaaga ATATGAAGAAGCCAAAGCTAGTGGTAGTCATAGTTATGAAAGAGAATTGGAGGATGTCATAGATAGGCTTATTGTTGAGTGTGATCGGAAAATTACAAGAGCTCTTAAGCGCTTGGAGGAAGATGATGCTAAAGCTGCTATTGCCATCTCTGTGTCTGAGGTTACCCAG TCACCTGAGGTGCTTGAGTTATCAAAACAAATTGCGGAGAAGTTAAAAGAAGTTGATAAACTTG ATCTTGAAGGTTTGGCTGATAGTAAGATTCGTGCTATGGAGTTGGTGGAAGAACTTAGAACAAAGAGGGCAGACAAACAG GCAATGCTTCTTCTTGACGCCTTCAATAAGGACAGAGCTTCTTTACAGCAGCCGCTTCCACCTCCTCCACCTTTGGCTCCATTGCCTGTGCTTGCTCCTCCAGATCATCGAACCCAAGAGATGATCAATGAGAAGTTGAAGAAGGCAGAAGATCTTG GTGAGCTTGGCATGGTGGATGAGGCACAAAAAGCACTAGAGGAGGCTGAAGCTCTGAAGAAG TTAGGTGCAAGGCTGGAGCCGCTACCGGACTCCTCAAAATATACTGCTGCTGATGTTCGCATT ACTGATCAGAAGCTACGTGTATGTGATATTTGTGGAGCATTTTTGAGCGTGTACGACAG TGACCGCCGTTTGGCTGATCATTTTGGTGGGAAGCTTCATTTGGGTTATATGCAGATCCGTGAGAAGTTAGCAGAGCTTCAG GGGCCATCTTCAGAGTAA
- the LOC113317737 gene encoding putative RNA-binding protein Luc7-like 2 isoform X3 encodes MDALRKQLDVLMGANRNGDVTEVNRKYYDRDVCRLFLVGLCPHELFQLTKMDMGACSKVHSLQLRKEYEEAKASGSHSYERELEDVIDRLIVECDRKITRALKRLEEDDAKAAIAISVSEVTQSPEVLELSKQIAEKLKEVDKLDLEGLADSKIRAMELVEELRTKRADKQAMLLLDAFNKDRASLQQPLPPPPPLAPLPVLAPPDHRTQEMINEKLKKAEDLGELGMVDEAQKALEEAEALKKLGARLEPLPDSSKYTAADVRITDQKLRVCDICGAFLSVYDSDRRLADHFGGKLHLGYMQIREKLAELQLKSCLLKIVCISLVSRFSLFT; translated from the exons ATGGATGCTCTAAGGAAACAGTTAGATGTGTTGATGGGAGCAAATCGTAACGGAGATGTGACCGAAGTCAATCGAAAGTATTACGATAGAGATGTCTGTCGTCTCTTCTTAGTCGGTTTATGCCCTCATGAACTCTTCCAATTGACG AAAATGGATATGGGTGCGTGTTCTAAGGTGCATTCACTACAGTtgaggaaaga ATATGAAGAAGCCAAAGCTAGTGGTAGTCATAGTTATGAAAGAGAATTGGAGGATGTCATAGATAGGCTTATTGTTGAGTGTGATCGGAAAATTACAAGAGCTCTTAAGCGCTTGGAGGAAGATGATGCTAAAGCTGCTATTGCCATCTCTGTGTCTGAGGTTACCCAG TCACCTGAGGTGCTTGAGTTATCAAAACAAATTGCGGAGAAGTTAAAAGAAGTTGATAAACTTG ATCTTGAAGGTTTGGCTGATAGTAAGATTCGTGCTATGGAGTTGGTGGAAGAACTTAGAACAAAGAGGGCAGACAAACAG GCAATGCTTCTTCTTGACGCCTTCAATAAGGACAGAGCTTCTTTACAGCAGCCGCTTCCACCTCCTCCACCTTTGGCTCCATTGCCTGTGCTTGCTCCTCCAGATCATCGAACCCAAGAGATGATCAATGAGAAGTTGAAGAAGGCAGAAGATCTTG GTGAGCTTGGCATGGTGGATGAGGCACAAAAAGCACTAGAGGAGGCTGAAGCTCTGAAGAAG TTAGGTGCAAGGCTGGAGCCGCTACCGGACTCCTCAAAATATACTGCTGCTGATGTTCGCATT ACTGATCAGAAGCTACGTGTATGTGATATTTGTGGAGCATTTTTGAGCGTGTACGACAG TGACCGCCGTTTGGCTGATCATTTTGGTGGGAAGCTTCATTTGGGTTATATGCAGATCCGTGAGAAGTTAGCAGAGCTTCAG CTGAAATCATGCCTACTAAAAATTGTATGTATTTCGCTCGTATCGAGGTTCTCTTTGTTCACTTGA